CCTCGGTGGCTCTCGCCGCCGGCCTGCTGCTCGCCGCGTTGTCGACCTCTATCCTGCAATTCACCCTTGCCCAGGGCGTGCTGATTGGTGTCGGCACATCGGTGATCTTCGGGCCGCTGATCGCCGACATCTCGCACTGGTTCAACCGTCGGCGCGGCGTCGCCGTCACGGCGGCGGCGGCTGGCAACTATCTCGCCGGAGCGCTCTGGCCAACCATCATGCCGACACTGATCAAGGCGGAAGGCTGGCGCTTCACCTATGCCGGCATCGGTGTCTTCTGCCTGGTCACCATGGTGCCACTGGTGCTGTTGTTGCGGCGCGCTGCTCCGGCGGCGGCTGCCGCCGGTTCACCCGGAAGCCGGCCAGTGCAGTCGATTTCGCTGTCGCCGGCGGCGTTACAGGTGCTGCTGATCGTTGCCGGTCTCGGCTGCTGCGTGGCGATGTCGATGCCGCAGGTGCACATCGTCGCCTATTGCATGGATCTTGGCTACGGCATTGCGCATGGCGCCGACATGCTGTCGATCATGATGGCGGCGGGCGTCGTCAGCCGGCTCGCCTCCGGCTTTGTCGCCGACCGCATCGGCGGCGTGAAAACCCTGCTTATCGGTTCCGTGCTGCAATGCCTGTCGCTTTTGTTTTACATCCCGTTCGACGGGCTTGCCTCGCTCTATGTCGTGTCGCTGGTGTTCGGCCTGTCGCAAGGCGGCATCGTGCCTTGCTATGCCATCATCGTGCGCGAATACCTGCCCGCCAGGGAGGCCGGCCAGCGTATCGGCATCGTCATGATGGCGACCATCTTCGGCATGGCGATCGGTGGCTGGATGTCGGGCTGGATCTACGACCTGACCGGCTCCTACGCCGCCGCGTTCCTCAACGGGATCGCGTGGAACTTGCTGAACATAGTGGCGATCGGGCTGCTGCTGTGGAAAGCAAAACGCAGTGCTGCCCTGATGGCTTAGGAAGGCAGGATTGCCCTGTTGCTTGACAAGGGCGATTGGCTGCGCGACGCCAGCAGGCGAGTGGGTGCGGCAGCAGCCGGTTGGCATGGTGGCGGTGGAAAAGCTGAACATGGTTTCGCAAGGGCGCAGCGGCCGGGGCCCGGCACGTGGAGGATGTCCATGACCAAGCCGCGCTCGCGTCGTGGGGGCGGCCGCCCGACCCTATCAGATGTGGCGCGCAAGGCCGGCGTCGGCGCCATCACCGTGTCGCGGGCGCTGCGCGAACCGGAACGCGTCAGCCAAGATCTGCGGCGCCAGATCCAGGCCGCCGTCGACGAACTCGGTTATGTCCCGGATCCCAATGCACGGGCGCTGGCCTCGGCGCGCGCCGATGTGTTCGGCGTGCTGGTGCCGTCGCTGACCAACAACGTCTTCGCAGAAGTGGTGCGCGGCATCTATGACAGCCTGTCGGACGGCCCGTTCCGCGTCCAGCTCGGCAACACCCATTATTCCGGCCTCGAGGAGGAGCGCCTGCTGCAGGTGTTCGCACCGCAGCGCCCGGCGGCGCTGATCGTGGCCGGCATCGACCAGACGCCGACCTCGCGAAAGCTGCTGGAGAGCGCGGGCTGCCCGGTGGTGCAGGTGATGGAGACCGGGCCCGATCCGGTCGACATGCTGGTCGGCTTCTCGCATTTCGACGGCGGCCGCACCGCGACCGAGCATCTGATCGAGGCGGGCTACCGGCGGATCGGCTTCATCGGCGCACGCATGGACCCGCGCTCGCAGCGGCGGCTTGCCGGCTATCGCGCGGCAATGGAGAAGGCCGGCCTGTTCGACCCGCGGCTGGTCACCACCACGCCGCTACTGTCCAGCGTGACGCTCGGCCGCGAGCTGCTTCGCGATGCGCTGGCCAAGATGCCGGCGCTCGACGGCGTCTTCTGCAACAATGACGACATCGCGCTCGGCGTTTTGTTCGAATGCCATAGCGCCGCGCTCAACGTGCCGAAAACAATCGGCATTGTCGGCTTCAACGACCTCGAAATGATGCAGGCGGCGTTCCCGCCGCTCACCAGTATCCGCACCCCTCGCTATGAAATCGGCCGTCGGTCTGTCGCCATGGCGCTGGCGGCGATCGCAGGACGAAGGCCTGAGCAGCGGGTCGTCGATCTTGGTTTCGAACTCAAGCCCCGCGAGAGCACCGCACGTTGAACACGCTTTGGCCGGCCTCAGCAAATGGTGCTTTACACAACGTCATGGTAGCGCTACCATTTTCGTCGGGCAGACGTTTTGATGAAAGGCCGCCCCTGTTTATTATACATAAGCAACAGCTCATGCTTGTTTATTATGTATAATATGCTAGTTTCGTTTCTCGCCTGTGAAGCGGCGAGGGGGAGGGGATCGGGCCGGCTTCGGGCCCTTGAGACGTGGCGCCGGCCAGGCTGGAGGGCCTTCGGCAGGCGTGGAAAACACACCACGACAAACAGCATCAAATTAACAAGCAGCAGCAAATAAAACTACAACTGGGAGGAATATCGATGATCAAGTCACTTGTTGGTGGCATCGTTGCCGCCACTGCATTCGTCATGCTGAGTTCGTCGGCCATGGCCGACCCGGAAGTTGTCAAGGGCCCGTCGGCTGAGCCGGATTGCTTTGCGCCCTGGGCGGCCGATACGCAGTTCTTCAAGTTCCCCAAGAAAGACGGCCCATACCGCATCGCGCTCGCCAATGGCTATATCGCCAACACCTGGCGCATCCAGATGGTGCAGACCGCCAAGGCCTATGCGGCCCAGCCGGAGGTCGCTGCGAAACTGAAGGAATTCAAGGTCGTCTCGACCGGCGAGGACGTGCCGGCTCAGATTTCGGCGATCAACAACTTCATCGATTCCGGCTATGACGCGATCGTCGTCAACGCCCAGAACCCGACCGCTTTCGGGCCGGTCATCAAGCGCGCCAAGGAAGCTGGCGTCATCCTCGTCGCCTTCGACAATATTCTCGATACCAAGGACGCCATCAACGTCAATGTCGACCAGAAGGGCCTTGGCGAATTGTGGGGCAAATGGCTGGTCGGCCATGTGCCGAATGGCGGCAAGGTGCTCGAAGTGCGCGGCGTTGCCGGGACTTCCGTCGACACCGACCGTCACAACGGAATCCATGAAGCGCTCGATGCCTCCGGCAAGAAATGGGAGGTCACCGAGGTGGTCGGCAAATGGGACGACGGCGTGGCACAGAAGGCTACGGCCGACGCCATTGCCACCAACGGTCCGTTCGACGGAATCACCGGGCAAGGCGGCGACACCGGCATCGTGCAGGCGATGATCGATGCCAAGCATGCTTTCGTGCCGTTCGGCGGCGAGACCGAGAACGGTTTCCGCAAGTTCTGCGCGGCACATGCCGGCGACGGGCTGAAATGCTCATCGGCCGGCACCGGTCCGGCGCAGGTCGCGGTCGCCATCAAGACGGCCATTGCCGCGCTCGAAGGCAACGTCGTTCCGCAAGCAGTGAAACTGCCACTGGCGATCGTCGAGGATCCGAACTTCAAGGCCGGTCAGGATTTCTTCCCCGACCAGTCCGACAATTTCTTCGTCGGCAATTCCTTCCCGACCTGCGGCATCAATTTCACCGCGCAGGAAATCATGGGCCAGACCAAAGCTGACCAATAGGGCTGACCAATAGGCGGCATATCCGGCGCCGCGGGATCTCCGCGGCGCCGGCCACTCGATATCCCTTGAAGTCAAACTGCCTCGGGAGGGCCGATGGACGGTGCGGTTCCGCTCTTCCGGATGGAAGGCATATCCAAGCGCTATGGTGGCGTGCGGGCGCTGGAAAAGGCCGAGCTTTCGGTCTCGTCCGGTAGCATCCACGCCATTCTCGGCGAAAACGGCGCCGGCAAATCGACGCTGATCAAGGTCATGGCGGGCGTCGTCGCGCCCGACGAAGGCCGCATGATGCTGAACGGCAGCGAGGTGACGTTCGCTTCGCCTGCTGCTGCAAACAAGTCCGGCATCGTCTGCATCTTCCAGGAGCTGTCGCTGGTTCCCGAACTCAGCGTTGCCGACAACATCGTCATCTCCGATCCGCCGAAGCGTTTCGGCATGATCGACCGCAAGGCGCAGCGCCGCATTGCCGAGGATGCGCTGGCACGCGCAGGTGCGGCCGACATCCATCCATTGGCGCTGGTCAAGGATCTTCCGCTTTCAAGAAGACAGATGGTCGAGATCGCCAAGGCATTGGCCAGGAAGCCGCGCATCCTGATCCTCGACGAGGCGACCTCGGCGCTGACCGCGACGGACGTCGCCAGGATATTCAGCGTGCTCA
This region of Mesorhizobium sp. C432A genomic DNA includes:
- a CDS encoding sugar ABC transporter substrate-binding protein; translated protein: MIKSLVGGIVAATAFVMLSSSAMADPEVVKGPSAEPDCFAPWAADTQFFKFPKKDGPYRIALANGYIANTWRIQMVQTAKAYAAQPEVAAKLKEFKVVSTGEDVPAQISAINNFIDSGYDAIVVNAQNPTAFGPVIKRAKEAGVILVAFDNILDTKDAINVNVDQKGLGELWGKWLVGHVPNGGKVLEVRGVAGTSVDTDRHNGIHEALDASGKKWEVTEVVGKWDDGVAQKATADAIATNGPFDGITGQGGDTGIVQAMIDAKHAFVPFGGETENGFRKFCAAHAGDGLKCSSAGTGPAQVAVAIKTAIAALEGNVVPQAVKLPLAIVEDPNFKAGQDFFPDQSDNFFVGNSFPTCGINFTAQEIMGQTKADQ
- a CDS encoding LacI family DNA-binding transcriptional regulator encodes the protein MTKPRSRRGGGRPTLSDVARKAGVGAITVSRALREPERVSQDLRRQIQAAVDELGYVPDPNARALASARADVFGVLVPSLTNNVFAEVVRGIYDSLSDGPFRVQLGNTHYSGLEEERLLQVFAPQRPAALIVAGIDQTPTSRKLLESAGCPVVQVMETGPDPVDMLVGFSHFDGGRTATEHLIEAGYRRIGFIGARMDPRSQRRLAGYRAAMEKAGLFDPRLVTTTPLLSSVTLGRELLRDALAKMPALDGVFCNNDDIALGVLFECHSAALNVPKTIGIVGFNDLEMMQAAFPPLTSIRTPRYEIGRRSVAMALAAIAGRRPEQRVVDLGFELKPRESTAR
- a CDS encoding MFS transporter, with product MRLAISMLLATIGAVGMWAVVVVLPAVQAEFGVDRAAASMPYTATMVGFAAGNVLVGRAVDRMGYWIPALLSSVALAAGLLLAALSTSILQFTLAQGVLIGVGTSVIFGPLIADISHWFNRRRGVAVTAAAAGNYLAGALWPTIMPTLIKAEGWRFTYAGIGVFCLVTMVPLVLLLRRAAPAAAAAGSPGSRPVQSISLSPAALQVLLIVAGLGCCVAMSMPQVHIVAYCMDLGYGIAHGADMLSIMMAAGVVSRLASGFVADRIGGVKTLLIGSVLQCLSLLFYIPFDGLASLYVVSLVFGLSQGGIVPCYAIIVREYLPAREAGQRIGIVMMATIFGMAIGGWMSGWIYDLTGSYAAAFLNGIAWNLLNIVAIGLLLWKAKRSAALMA